In the genome of Natronomonas salina, the window ATCGAGATGGCGACGAAGCTGATGGTCCCGAGCATCATCCTCCTGATGCTGGGACTGGCCGTGTACGCGTTCACGCTCTCCGGTTCCGCCGCCGGTTACGAGTACTTCCTCTCGCCCGACTTCGATGCGCTCGTCGCTAACTTCGAGTCGGTCATCCCCGCCGCCGTCGGGCAGGCGCTGTTCTCGCTGTCGCTCGGTTACGCGGTGATGATCACCTACGCGTCGTACATCGACCGCGACGAGAACCTCGGGGTCGACGGCCTGTCGATCGCGATCACGAACACGTTCGTCGCCGTCCTCGCGGGGCTGGTCGTGTTCCCGCTGCTGGCCGCCCAGGGTGTCGACTACGGGAGCGAGGGTCCGGGTGCGATCTTCGTTACGGTCCCCACCGCCTTCGCCGACCTGCCGAACCTCGCCGCGCGAGCCATCGGGTTCGTGTTCTTCTTCGTCGTCTTCATCGCGGCGCTGTCCTCCGCCATCTCGCTGCTGGAGGTCGTCACCTCCCACCTCGTCGACAGCTACGACGTCGATCGGAAGCCCATCGCAGTGGGGCTCGGAGTGATCATCTTCGTGCTCGGGATCCCCTCCGCCTGGGACACGGCGTGGCTGACCTGGTTCGACCTCGTCAGTGTGAACCTGCTGCTCCCCGTGGGCGTCTTCGGCGTCGTCGTCTTCGCCGGGTGGATCCTGTCGGCCGACGCGACCGACGAGCTCGGGCGGGGCGCGCCGTCGCTGCGGGGCGTCGCGCCGGTGTGGCTGTGGTCGCTCCGGACAATCGTCCTGCTGGCCGTCCTCGGCACGCTCGTCCTCAGCCTGGGGTCGCTCACCGCCCCGCCGCTGTGAACGCGACGGCGGGCGATCCGTCCGCGAACTCTCACGGGCCGGCCGTGTGAACCCCTGCCGATAGCGGAAACCCTTTTCCTCGGCTCCGCGTGCTTCCGGTAGCAACTGTCATGACGATGGACGACGAAATCGAGGAACTCCGGGACCTGAAGGAGGAGGCCCGGAAGGGCGGCGGCGAGGAACGCATCGCCAAACAACACGAGAAGGGGAAGCTGACGGCACGGGAGCGCATCGAGTACTTCCTCGACGACGGCACCTTCCAGGAGTTCGACCAGCTGAAGACCCACCGGTCGACGAACTTCGACATGGACGAGTCCCACCCCTACGGCGACGGGGTGGTGACGGGCTACGGCGAGGTCGACGGCCGGCAGGTGTTCGTCTTCGCCCACGACTTCACGGTCTTCGGCGGGTCGCTCGGCGAGGCGTTCGCCGAGAAGGTCTGCAAGGTGATGGACCGGGCCATCGAGACCGGCGCGCCTATCGTCGGACTGAACGACTCCGCGGGCGCGCGCATCCAGGAGGGCATCGACTCGCTGGCGGGCTACGCCGACATCTTCCACCGCAACCAGAAGGCGTCGGGCGTCGTCCCGCAGATCTCCGCCATCATGGGCCCCTGCGCCGGCGGGGCGGTCTAC includes:
- a CDS encoding sodium-dependent transporter, producing MMQRETWATRIGFILAAVGSAVGLGNIWRFPFQTAENGGAAFLVVYIIAVLLIGIPAILAEFVIGRRSKQSAIGAFDALGRPRWRWVGAVGVLAGFWTLSYYSVVGGWVVRYAIGSVTGAYLGDPGTYFGAISAGPEAVAFHAVFMLVTIGIVAFGVESGIEMATKLMVPSIILLMLGLAVYAFTLSGSAAGYEYFLSPDFDALVANFESVIPAAVGQALFSLSLGYAVMITYASYIDRDENLGVDGLSIAITNTFVAVLAGLVVFPLLAAQGVDYGSEGPGAIFVTVPTAFADLPNLAARAIGFVFFFVVFIAALSSAISLLEVVTSHLVDSYDVDRKPIAVGLGVIIFVLGIPSAWDTAWLTWFDLVSVNLLLPVGVFGVVVFAGWILSADATDELGRGAPSLRGVAPVWLWSLRTIVLLAVLGTLVLSLGSLTAPPL